From one Thalassobaculum sp. OXR-137 genomic stretch:
- a CDS encoding ABC transporter permease: MRTGPLALRLARRELRTGLKGFRIFLACLALGVAAIAAVGSVSSAMMSGLEGDARRILGGDVALRMVHRPAEPEALSYLEQSGRVSTVVSMRAMARSESGDDSSLVELKAVDGLYPLVGTLKLDRGAGLEEALARRDGVFGAVADASLAERLNISVGDRLRLGEATLELRALITGEPDRLVNFASFGPRLMISEAAVDETGLVQVGSMVRHYYRIVLPPSTDRKAWLEDLEQRFPDAGWRTSSLENATPGYDNFVTRVTLFLTLVGMTALLVGGVGVAMAVRSYLDGKTETVATLKCLGAPSALVFRTYLLVICVLAAAGTVIGLLVGALAPIAAAKLAAPLLPFDVPVALYPAPLALAALFGMLTAVAFSLWSLGRACDVKAAQLFRSAISPLGGRPRLPYLIALAAAVALLVGLAIATATDPKLAAWFIVGSIGAILLFLAASWVIMTLARKAGRPRDPELRMALANLYRPGAPTPGVVLALGLGLTVLVTIALIQANLSRQVDERIPDVAPAYFFIDIQPHQKEQFLETVSAIDGVGHIETTPMVRGRITEINGVPADEGSVDPDTSWALRGDRGLTYSAAPPEHSEVVEGDWWPQDYAGPPLVSFDANIAKGFGVGVGDSLTLNILGRPITVQIANLRKIDWGSLGMNFTFVFAPGTLEAAPHSIIATVYMDDPALEAEVQRAVTAALPNVTAIRVKDALEGANRILTAVAIAVQATAAVTLVAGTLVLAGAIAAGHARRVRDAVILKVLGATRGRIVKTYLLEYGLLGLATAAIASLVGTVAAAAVVVEVMRSDFVLPPGVLALTALLAMGITISFGFVGTWRALGQRPAPMLRNE, from the coding sequence ATGCGCACCGGACCGCTCGCCCTGCGCCTCGCCCGCCGCGAGTTGCGCACCGGCCTGAAGGGATTCCGCATTTTCCTGGCCTGCCTTGCCCTCGGCGTCGCGGCGATCGCCGCGGTCGGGTCGGTATCCTCGGCCATGATGTCGGGCCTGGAGGGCGATGCCCGGCGCATCCTGGGCGGCGATGTCGCCCTGCGCATGGTGCACCGGCCGGCCGAGCCGGAGGCACTGTCCTATCTCGAACAGTCCGGCAGGGTATCCACCGTGGTGTCGATGCGCGCCATGGCCCGTTCGGAGTCGGGGGACGACAGCTCGCTGGTCGAGCTGAAGGCGGTGGACGGCCTGTATCCGCTCGTCGGGACGTTGAAGCTGGATCGCGGCGCGGGTCTCGAGGAGGCGCTTGCCCGACGCGACGGCGTGTTCGGGGCGGTGGCCGATGCCAGCCTGGCGGAGCGGCTGAACATCTCGGTCGGCGACCGGCTGCGGCTGGGCGAGGCGACCCTGGAGCTGCGGGCGCTGATCACCGGCGAGCCGGACCGGCTGGTCAACTTCGCCAGCTTCGGCCCCCGGCTGATGATCTCCGAGGCCGCGGTGGACGAGACCGGACTGGTTCAGGTCGGTTCCATGGTGCGCCACTACTATCGGATCGTTCTGCCGCCCAGCACCGACCGCAAAGCCTGGCTCGAGGATCTCGAGCAGCGGTTTCCGGATGCCGGCTGGCGGACCAGTTCGCTGGAGAACGCGACCCCCGGCTACGACAATTTCGTCACCCGCGTGACCCTGTTCCTGACCCTGGTGGGCATGACCGCGCTGCTGGTCGGCGGTGTCGGCGTCGCCATGGCGGTGCGCAGCTATCTCGACGGCAAGACCGAAACGGTGGCGACGCTGAAATGCCTCGGCGCACCGAGTGCCCTGGTGTTCCGCACCTATCTGCTGGTGATCTGCGTCCTGGCGGCGGCGGGTACCGTCATCGGCCTGCTGGTCGGGGCGCTGGCGCCGATTGCCGCCGCCAAGCTGGCGGCCCCGCTGCTGCCCTTCGACGTGCCGGTGGCGCTGTATCCTGCGCCGCTTGCGCTTGCGGCGCTGTTCGGGATGCTGACGGCGGTGGCCTTTTCGCTCTGGTCCCTCGGCCGGGCCTGCGACGTGAAGGCGGCACAGCTTTTCCGCTCCGCCATTTCGCCCCTCGGCGGCCGGCCGCGCCTGCCCTATCTGATCGCCCTGGCGGCCGCCGTCGCCCTGCTGGTGGGCTTGGCGATCGCGACCGCGACGGACCCCAAGCTCGCCGCCTGGTTCATCGTCGGGTCGATCGGCGCCATCCTGCTGTTCCTGGCGGCGTCCTGGGTGATCATGACCCTGGCCCGCAAGGCCGGGCGCCCGCGGGATCCCGAACTGCGGATGGCCCTGGCCAACCTGTACCGTCCGGGCGCGCCGACCCCCGGCGTGGTCCTGGCCCTTGGGCTGGGCCTGACCGTGCTGGTGACCATCGCGCTGATCCAGGCCAACCTGTCCCGACAGGTGGACGAACGGATCCCGGACGTGGCGCCGGCGTATTTCTTCATCGATATCCAGCCGCATCAGAAGGAGCAGTTCCTTGAGACCGTCTCCGCCATCGACGGGGTCGGGCACATCGAGACCACGCCGATGGTCCGGGGTCGCATCACCGAGATCAACGGCGTGCCGGCGGACGAGGGCTCGGTCGACCCGGACACATCCTGGGCCCTGCGCGGCGATCGCGGTCTGACCTATTCCGCAGCACCCCCCGAGCATTCCGAGGTGGTGGAGGGCGACTGGTGGCCGCAGGACTATGCGGGACCGCCCCTGGTCTCGTTCGACGCCAACATCGCCAAGGGCTTCGGCGTGGGCGTCGGCGACAGCCTGACCCTGAACATTCTGGGCCGGCCGATCACCGTGCAGATCGCCAATCTGCGCAAGATCGACTGGGGCTCGCTCGGGATGAACTTCACCTTCGTGTTCGCGCCGGGCACCCTGGAGGCCGCTCCCCATTCGATCATCGCCACGGTTTACATGGACGATCCCGCCCTGGAGGCGGAGGTTCAGCGGGCGGTCACCGCCGCGCTGCCGAATGTGACCGCGATCCGGGTCAAGGACGCGCTGGAAGGGGCGAACCGGATCTTGACGGCGGTGGCGATCGCGGTGCAGGCGACGGCGGCGGTCACCCTGGTCGCCGGCACCCTGGTGCTGGCTGGCGCGATCGCCGCGGGCCATGCGCGGCGGGTCCGGGACGCGGTCATCCTCAAGGTGCTCGGCGCCACGCGAGGCCGGATCGTGAAGACCTATCTGCTGGAATACGGTCTGCTCGGGCTGGCCACCGCCGCCATCGCCTCCCTGGTCGGCACCGTCGCCGCAGCGGCGGTCGTCGTGGAAGTGATGCGCAGCGATTTCGTGCTGCCGCCCGGCGTGCTCGCCCTGACCGCCCTGCTGGCGATGGGGATCACGATCTCCTTCGGTTTCGTCGGCACCTGGCGGGCCCTGGGCCAGCGTCCCGCCCCGATGCTGCGCAACGAGTAG
- a CDS encoding ABC transporter ATP-binding protein, which yields MTSSSGDPIVRLRGVTLNLRSGAGEVNVLRGIDLSVAAGETVGIVGPSGAGKSTLMMVTAGLENPSSGSVQVAGTELVGLDEDTLARFRRDNVGIVFQAFRLVPTMTALENVAVPLELAGRDDAFEAAADALNRVGLSHRVEHYPEQLSGGEQQRVAIARAMVAKPRLLLADEPTGNLDGTTGDQIIDLLFGLARDDGTTLLLITHDMDLAARCARTVKVADGKVVEDTAIDGNRTDQAAE from the coding sequence ATGACCTCATCTTCCGGTGACCCGATCGTCCGCCTCAGGGGCGTCACCCTGAACCTGAGAAGTGGAGCCGGCGAGGTCAATGTCCTGCGCGGAATCGACCTGTCCGTCGCCGCCGGCGAAACCGTCGGGATCGTCGGTCCCTCGGGGGCGGGCAAGTCCACCCTGATGATGGTGACCGCCGGGCTGGAGAACCCGAGTTCCGGCAGCGTGCAGGTCGCCGGGACCGAACTCGTCGGCCTTGACGAGGACACCCTGGCGCGGTTTCGCCGCGACAATGTCGGGATCGTCTTCCAGGCGTTCCGGCTGGTGCCGACCATGACGGCGCTGGAGAACGTCGCCGTGCCGCTGGAGTTGGCCGGGCGCGACGACGCGTTCGAGGCGGCCGCCGACGCGCTGAACCGGGTCGGCCTGTCCCACCGGGTCGAGCACTATCCCGAGCAGCTTTCCGGCGGCGAGCAGCAGCGCGTCGCCATCGCCCGCGCCATGGTCGCCAAGCCGCGCCTGCTTCTGGCCGACGAGCCGACGGGCAACCTGGACGGCACGACCGGCGACCAGATCATTGACCTACTGTTCGGCCTCGCCCGCGACGACGGCACGACCCTGTTGCTGATCACCCATGACATGGATCTCGCCGCGCGATGCGCCCGCACGGTGAAGGTGGCGGACGGCAAGGTGGTGGAAGACACCGCGATCGACGGCAACCGCACCGACCAGGCGGCGGAGTAG
- a CDS encoding arylesterase: protein MRRINAVLRFAAGIAILSLTLAGPAAAETIRILGFGDSLMAGYGLADEDAFPTRLQAALQAAGHDVIVINAGVSGDTTAGGAARLAWSLSEAPDAAIVELGANDGLRGIPTADTRQNLDAILTALGENDIPVLFAGMYAPPNMGKEYGADFAAVFEDLAAQHEVIFYPFFLDGVAGDLALNQADGIHPNRAGVDILVERILPYAEKLVVRAKGE from the coding sequence GTGAGGCGGATCAATGCGGTTCTGCGGTTCGCCGCAGGTATTGCGATCCTGTCGCTCACCCTCGCCGGGCCGGCCGCCGCCGAGACGATCCGCATCCTCGGCTTCGGGGATTCGCTGATGGCCGGCTACGGGCTGGCGGACGAGGATGCCTTCCCGACCCGGCTGCAAGCGGCCCTGCAGGCGGCCGGACATGACGTGATCGTGATCAACGCCGGCGTGTCGGGCGACACCACGGCCGGCGGCGCCGCCCGCCTGGCCTGGTCCCTGTCGGAGGCGCCGGACGCCGCGATCGTCGAACTCGGCGCCAATGACGGGCTGCGCGGCATACCGACGGCGGACACGCGGCAGAACCTGGACGCCATCCTGACGGCGCTGGGCGAGAACGACATTCCGGTGCTGTTCGCCGGCATGTACGCCCCGCCGAACATGGGCAAGGAATACGGCGCCGATTTCGCCGCCGTCTTCGAGGATCTGGCGGCGCAGCACGAGGTGATCTTCTACCCGTTCTTCCTGGACGGGGTTGCGGGCGACCTCGCACTCAACCAGGCCGACGGCATCCACCCCAACCGGGCGGGGGTGGATATCCTGGTGGAGCGGATCCTGCCCTATGCGGAGAAGCTGGTCGTCCGGGCCAAGGGGGAGTGA
- a CDS encoding 3-deoxy-7-phosphoheptulonate synthase: MNIAPIKTETKTDPRVSDVPDADPLALDPLSRSDDLRIASITPLSAPEAVIAENPREPEIIRRVQTARAAIADILHGRDDRLVVVIGPCSVHDPKAALDYAARLAVQRRRHRDTLEIVMRVYFEKPRTTVGWKGMINDPHLDGSFAIETGLRRARDLLQRINEMGLPAGCEFLDTTTPQYFADLVSWGAIGARTTESQIHRELASGLSCPVGFKNGTDGSVTVALDAVQAASQPHHFLAVTKEGRAAIAETAGNPDCHVILRGGRSGTNFDAASVDAVCAQAEKAGVRPQVMIDASHANSAKKPENQPKVIDAVASQIAAGEHRITGVMVESFLEAGRQDQIPGEPLVYGRSITDGCIDWQTSLGVLDRLADAVEARRRG; the protein is encoded by the coding sequence GTGAACATCGCACCCATAAAGACCGAGACGAAAACCGACCCCCGTGTCTCCGACGTGCCCGATGCCGATCCGCTTGCCCTCGATCCGCTGAGCCGGTCCGACGATCTGCGGATCGCATCGATCACCCCGCTCAGCGCGCCGGAAGCGGTGATCGCCGAGAACCCGCGCGAGCCCGAGATCATCCGCCGGGTGCAGACCGCCCGCGCCGCGATCGCCGACATCCTGCACGGCCGCGACGACCGGCTGGTGGTGGTGATCGGGCCCTGCTCCGTGCACGACCCCAAGGCGGCGCTCGACTACGCCGCCCGGCTCGCGGTGCAGCGCCGGCGTCACCGCGACACGCTGGAGATCGTGATGCGGGTCTATTTCGAGAAGCCGCGCACCACGGTCGGCTGGAAGGGGATGATCAACGATCCGCATCTGGACGGCAGCTTCGCCATCGAGACCGGCCTGCGCCGCGCCCGCGACCTGCTGCAGCGGATCAACGAGATGGGCCTGCCGGCGGGTTGCGAGTTCCTGGACACCACCACGCCGCAATACTTCGCCGACCTCGTCTCCTGGGGCGCCATCGGCGCGCGCACGACGGAGAGCCAGATCCACCGCGAGCTCGCCTCCGGCCTGTCCTGCCCCGTCGGGTTCAAGAACGGGACCGACGGCAGCGTGACCGTCGCCCTGGACGCGGTCCAGGCGGCCTCCCAGCCGCACCACTTTCTGGCGGTGACCAAGGAGGGACGGGCGGCCATCGCCGAGACGGCGGGCAATCCGGACTGCCACGTCATCCTGCGCGGCGGGCGGTCGGGCACGAACTTCGACGCGGCGAGCGTGGACGCGGTCTGCGCCCAGGCCGAGAAGGCGGGCGTGCGTCCGCAGGTGATGATCGATGCCAGCCACGCCAACAGCGCCAAGAAGCCGGAAAACCAGCCCAAGGTGATCGACGCGGTCGCATCGCAGATCGCCGCCGGCGAGCACCGGATCACGGGCGTGATGGTGGAGAGCTTCCTGGAGGCGGGTCGTCAGGACCAGATTCCGGGCGAGCCGCTGGTCTATGGCCGCAGCATCACCGACGGCTGCATCGACTGGCAGACCAGCCTCGGCGTGCTCGACCGGCTGGCGGATGCGGTCGAAGCGCGGCGGCGGGGGTGA
- a CDS encoding NADP(H)-dependent aldo-keto reductase yields the protein MQYRPLGRTGLNVSLICLGTMTYGKQNTEAEGHAQMDLALDRGINFFDTAEMYAVPPTAETYGKTEEVIGTWFAARGNRDKVILATKAVGPGERFKHVRDGSPKFDAKNLTQAVDDSLKRLRTDYIDLYQLHWPERSVNSFGKLGYVHNDDEVTTPIAEQLFTLATLVKAGKIRHIGLSNETPWGMMTFARLADEHGLPRVASVQNPYSLLNRSFEVGCAEVAIREDIGLLAYSPLASGWLTGKYQGGARPEGARMTLFPDNFSRYSNDAAQAANAEYVQIARDNGLDPAQMALAYVNTRRFMTANIIGATKMDQLEANIASLDVTLSEAVLEAIEDVQRRISNPGP from the coding sequence ATGCAATACCGCCCGCTCGGCCGGACCGGCCTGAACGTCAGCCTGATCTGTCTCGGCACCATGACCTACGGCAAACAGAACACCGAGGCCGAGGGCCATGCCCAGATGGACCTGGCGCTGGACCGCGGGATCAACTTCTTCGACACCGCCGAGATGTATGCCGTCCCGCCCACGGCGGAGACCTACGGCAAGACCGAGGAGGTCATCGGCACCTGGTTCGCCGCCCGCGGGAACCGGGACAAGGTGATCCTGGCGACCAAGGCGGTCGGCCCGGGCGAGCGCTTCAAGCATGTCCGCGACGGGTCGCCGAAATTCGACGCCAAGAACCTGACCCAGGCGGTGGACGACAGCCTGAAGCGGCTGCGCACGGACTACATCGACCTCTATCAGCTCCACTGGCCGGAGCGCTCGGTGAACTCCTTCGGCAAGCTCGGCTACGTCCATAACGACGACGAGGTGACCACGCCGATCGCCGAGCAGCTCTTCACCCTGGCTACGCTCGTGAAGGCCGGCAAGATCCGCCACATCGGCCTGTCGAACGAGACCCCCTGGGGCATGATGACCTTCGCCCGGCTCGCCGACGAGCACGGCCTGCCGCGGGTGGCCTCGGTGCAGAACCCCTACAGCCTGCTGAACCGCTCCTTCGAGGTCGGCTGCGCGGAGGTGGCGATCCGCGAGGATATCGGCCTGCTCGCCTATTCGCCGCTCGCCTCGGGCTGGCTGACCGGCAAGTACCAGGGCGGGGCGCGGCCCGAGGGCGCGCGCATGACCCTGTTCCCGGACAATTTCAGCCGCTATTCCAACGACGCCGCCCAGGCGGCCAATGCGGAGTATGTGCAGATCGCCCGGGACAACGGCCTCGACCCGGCGCAGATGGCGCTGGCCTATGTGAACACCCGGCGCTTCATGACCGCCAACATCATCGGCGCCACCAAGATGGACCAGCTCGAGGCGAATATCGCCAGCCTGGACGTCACCCTCTCAGAGGCGGTGCTCGAGGCGATCGAGGACGTGCAGCGCCGCATCTCCAATCCGGGCCCGTAA
- the thpR gene encoding RNA 2',3'-cyclic phosphodiesterase — protein MPRLFVALDLPETVKDALGDLQVGLPEARWHDIDDFHLTLRFIGEVDPATETELVETLDLLDGPAVAVIPRGYGHFERKGKPAVLYVAAEPTQELAALQRRVESLVRGCGVSPDPRRFTPHITLARFPRSIEADRVGRWLETAPTPQIPPFTVDAVTLYRSRRQPEGARYEPLHRFPLDSLPDEDSTGWAGYPHGDDGDSDGDGEAC, from the coding sequence ATGCCCCGCCTGTTCGTCGCCCTCGATCTTCCCGAAACCGTCAAGGACGCGCTCGGCGACCTGCAGGTGGGCCTGCCCGAAGCCCGCTGGCACGATATCGACGACTTCCACCTGACCCTGCGCTTCATCGGCGAGGTGGATCCCGCCACCGAAACCGAGCTGGTCGAAACCCTCGACCTGCTGGACGGCCCGGCCGTCGCCGTGATTCCGCGCGGCTACGGCCATTTCGAGCGCAAGGGCAAGCCGGCGGTGCTCTACGTCGCCGCCGAGCCGACACAAGAACTCGCCGCCCTGCAGCGCCGGGTGGAAAGCCTGGTCCGCGGCTGCGGCGTCTCCCCCGACCCGCGCCGTTTCACCCCGCACATCACCCTCGCGCGCTTCCCCAGGAGCATCGAGGCGGACCGGGTCGGCCGCTGGCTGGAGACCGCGCCGACGCCGCAGATCCCGCCCTTCACCGTCGATGCGGTGACCCTCTACCGCAGCCGCCGCCAGCCGGAGGGCGCGCGCTACGAGCCGCTGCACCGCTTCCCGCTGGACAGCCTGCCGGACGAGGACAGCACCGGCTGGGCCGGATATCCGCACGGCGATGACGGGGACTCGGACGGGGACGGTGAAGCCTGTTAG
- a CDS encoding NAD-dependent deacylase — MPLPAPLTPDAPIVILTGAGISKESGLDTFRDADGIWSRVRIEDVATPEAFARDPETVQGFYNARRQSLLNPTVQPNAAHAALARLEREWAGPVLLVTQNIDDLHERAGSANLIHMHGEMLKALCQICDASSPWREDLSDEAICPRCGSAGGLRPDVVWFGEMPYEMERIFAALARCALFVSIGTSGNVYPAAGFVQEARQVAGAHTVELNLEPSSGVTAFAEARHGPATEIVPAYVAELLALAG, encoded by the coding sequence ATGCCCCTGCCCGCCCCCCTGACGCCCGACGCCCCCATCGTCATCCTGACGGGAGCCGGGATTTCCAAGGAGTCCGGGCTCGACACCTTCCGCGATGCCGACGGCATCTGGTCGCGCGTCCGCATCGAGGACGTGGCCACGCCGGAGGCCTTCGCCCGCGACCCGGAGACGGTTCAGGGCTTCTACAACGCCCGGCGCCAGAGCCTGCTGAACCCGACCGTGCAGCCGAACGCCGCCCACGCAGCGCTTGCCCGGCTGGAACGGGAATGGGCCGGCCCGGTGCTGCTGGTCACCCAGAACATCGACGACCTGCACGAGCGCGCCGGCTCCGCCAACCTGATCCACATGCATGGCGAGATGCTGAAGGCGCTGTGCCAGATCTGCGACGCCAGCAGCCCGTGGCGCGAGGACCTGTCGGACGAGGCGATCTGCCCGCGCTGCGGCAGCGCCGGCGGGCTGCGGCCCGACGTGGTCTGGTTCGGCGAGATGCCCTACGAGATGGAGCGGATCTTCGCCGCCCTGGCGCGCTGTGCGCTGTTCGTGTCGATCGGCACCTCGGGCAACGTCTACCCCGCCGCCGGCTTCGTGCAGGAGGCCCGCCAGGTGGCCGGCGCCCATACGGTGGAGCTGAACCTGGAACCGTCCTCCGGCGTCACCGCCTTCGCCGAAGCCCGGCACGGCCCGGCAACCGAGATCGTGCCGGCCTATGTGGCGGAACTGCTGGCGCTGGCGGGGTGA
- a CDS encoding DUF167 domain-containing protein yields MGKDPAALSPFSLQPDRLVLRVRATPKASADRLGAVVADETGEGWLQVSVTAVPEDGKANKAIVALLAKRWKLPKSALEVVRGATDRRKVLEIADPDPAALRARLEALIG; encoded by the coding sequence ATGGGCAAGGACCCCGCCGCCCTGTCGCCGTTCTCCCTTCAGCCCGACCGCTTGGTGCTGCGGGTGCGCGCCACGCCCAAGGCGTCGGCGGATCGCCTCGGCGCCGTCGTGGCGGACGAGACCGGCGAGGGCTGGCTGCAGGTCTCCGTGACCGCGGTGCCCGAGGACGGCAAGGCGAACAAGGCGATCGTCGCCCTGCTCGCCAAGCGCTGGAAGCTTCCGAAATCCGCGCTGGAGGTGGTGCGCGGCGCGACCGACCGGCGCAAGGTGCTGGAGATCGCCGATCCCGATCCGGCAGCGCTCCGGGCGCGGCTCGAAGCGCTGATCGGGTAA
- a CDS encoding YggT family protein gives MNSVIWLIGAVVHYLTIALFIYIVIDLLVKFGVLNAYNQVVQVVMNFLSRIFEPMLRPIRNILPDLGGIDISPVILVLLLQFSVRLLNEVASGL, from the coding sequence ATGAACTCGGTAATCTGGCTGATCGGCGCGGTCGTCCACTATCTGACGATCGCCCTGTTCATCTACATCGTGATCGATCTCCTGGTGAAGTTCGGCGTGCTCAACGCCTACAACCAGGTCGTCCAGGTGGTGATGAACTTCCTGTCGCGAATCTTCGAGCCGATGCTGCGGCCGATCCGCAACATCCTGCCCGATCTCGGCGGCATCGACATCTCGCCGGTGATCCTGGTGCTGCTGCTCCAGTTCTCCGTCCGCCTGCTGAACGAGGTCGCCAGCGGGCTCTGA
- a CDS encoding DUF6064 family protein, whose amino-acid sequence METWLTYSPQDFLLFSERVYWRLFELHNAALWPAQVPAVLAGLAVPVLLVRRFGLSGPVLAAILALAWAVVGMTFLPRYGEINWLAADLIPVFLAQAALLAVLGIPTRSLEARPGRERRWVGLALCLYGLVGLPLTALVGGRGVAGVEIFALTPDPTAIVTLGALVAAGRGWRALALAIVPALWCAASWATLATLGVVQAWAFLPVALGLGIAAWAARTDGRAADHSGAD is encoded by the coding sequence ATGGAGACCTGGCTGACCTACAGCCCGCAGGATTTTCTCTTGTTCTCCGAGCGGGTCTATTGGCGGCTGTTCGAGCTGCACAATGCCGCGCTCTGGCCGGCGCAGGTGCCGGCGGTTCTGGCGGGGCTCGCCGTCCCGGTGCTACTTGTCCGGCGCTTCGGCCTTTCGGGTCCCGTTCTGGCGGCGATCCTGGCGCTGGCCTGGGCGGTGGTCGGGATGACCTTCCTGCCGCGCTACGGCGAGATCAACTGGCTGGCAGCCGACCTGATCCCCGTCTTCCTCGCCCAGGCGGCCCTGCTGGCCGTCCTCGGCATCCCGACGCGCAGCCTGGAAGCGCGGCCCGGCCGCGAGCGGCGATGGGTGGGTCTTGCGCTGTGCCTCTACGGGCTGGTCGGACTGCCGCTGACGGCGCTTGTCGGCGGTCGCGGGGTCGCCGGCGTGGAGATCTTCGCCCTGACCCCCGATCCGACCGCGATCGTGACCCTGGGCGCGCTGGTCGCCGCGGGCCGGGGCTGGCGCGCCCTGGCTTTGGCGATCGTCCCGGCCCTGTGGTGCGCCGCGAGCTGGGCAACCCTCGCCACGCTCGGGGTCGTCCAGGCCTGGGCGTTCCTGCCGGTCGCCCTGGGCCTCGGAATCGCGGCCTGGGCGGCGCGGACGGACGGGCGTGCTGCGGACCACTCGGGTGCAGACTGA
- a CDS encoding aldo/keto reductase — protein sequence MTDTTRFPADPSRRRVLASGGAALALAGLTGGLGTRPARAAAGPVLARTLPSTGESLPAVGLGSWITFNVGDDPVLRAECAAVMAAFLDAGGAVIDSSPMYGSAQAVIGAGLDRLGRSGEAFSADKVWTGDTDEGRSQIAQSRDLWRVPRFDLVQVHNLVGWEAHLETLAALKAEGAVRHVGITTSHGRRHDLFEEIMVAHELDFVQLTYNPVDREAERRLLPLARERGIAVLVNRPFRRGALTQRLEGEPLPDWAGALGAETWAQLVLKFILSHPAATIPIPATTRPGHASENVRAAAGPLPDADLRGRIARHIQDL from the coding sequence ATGACCGATACGACACGCTTTCCAGCCGATCCGTCCCGCCGCCGGGTGCTCGCCTCCGGCGGAGCCGCCCTTGCGCTCGCCGGCCTGACGGGCGGCCTCGGTACCCGGCCCGCCCGGGCGGCCGCCGGGCCGGTCCTCGCCCGCACGCTCCCCTCCACCGGGGAGAGCCTGCCCGCCGTCGGGCTGGGGAGCTGGATCACCTTCAACGTGGGCGACGATCCCGTCCTGCGTGCCGAATGCGCGGCGGTCATGGCGGCGTTCCTCGATGCCGGCGGTGCGGTGATCGACTCCTCGCCCATGTACGGCTCGGCCCAGGCGGTGATCGGGGCCGGGCTGGATCGGCTCGGCCGCAGCGGCGAGGCGTTCTCCGCCGACAAGGTCTGGACCGGCGATACCGACGAGGGCCGGTCGCAGATCGCCCAGTCGCGGGACCTCTGGCGGGTGCCCCGGTTCGATCTCGTCCAGGTGCATAATCTGGTGGGATGGGAGGCCCATCTGGAGACCCTGGCCGCCCTGAAGGCCGAGGGCGCGGTGCGCCATGTCGGCATCACCACCTCCCACGGCCGCCGCCACGACCTGTTCGAGGAGATCATGGTCGCCCACGAGCTGGATTTCGTTCAGTTGACCTACAATCCGGTGGATCGGGAGGCCGAGCGGCGCCTGCTCCCCCTGGCGCGGGAGCGGGGGATCGCGGTGCTGGTGAACCGGCCGTTCCGGCGCGGCGCGCTGACCCAGAGGCTTGAGGGCGAACCGCTGCCGGACTGGGCGGGTGCGCTGGGGGCGGAGACCTGGGCCCAGCTCGTGCTGAAGTTCATTCTGTCCCACCCGGCGGCGACGATCCCGATTCCGGCCACGACCCGACCCGGCCATGCGAGCGAGAACGTGCGGGCGGCCGCCGGACCGCTGCCGGATGCCGACCTGCGCGGCCGCATCGCCCGGCACATCCAAGACCTGTGA